The sequence CGGGCGCCGGGCCCTCGGCCCGTGGTGGCGGGGGCGGCTCTCGGGGGCCACTTCCCGCCGCGCTGGCGTCACTTCCTGCCCTGCGCGCTGACGTCACTTCCTGCCGGGGCGCCGCTCGGGGAGGTTGCCGCAGTCCTCCCGGACCCTGAGGCGGACACGGCGCGTCTGGGGCCTGGCTGGGGCCCCGCAGCCTGCCCGCGCTGAgggagccgggccggggctgggcagggcagtaCAGCCACAGCACAGCGCAggcgcgggccgggccgccccgggGGCGTAATGGCCAGCCTGGTCGCCCAGGACTCCTACCTGCAGGGCTTGGCGAGGAAGGTCTGCGTGCAGCACGCCCCGGAGTCGCGGAAGAGGAAACTTGGTAACGGAGCTGTAATGCTTCGGCTTCGGTCCCTCCCGGCCGGTCTGTGGGAGCCTGGGCTTGCGGCAGGCTTGTCTCCACGGGGTGCTTGGCCCGGGGGAGTTGCGTTGTGCcgtttttttaagaaaaaacaatctcTGCTGAAACAGCACTTCCATACACGTGGGGACAGGGCGTGGGAGGACTGGGATGGTGCCGGTGTGTGCAAGCACGTTTGTCTCTATTTAAATAAATCCTGAAATATGTAAATTTTGAAGACTGAGCTATGCCATTGCAATGCTGGAACTTTAGTCTTCAGTAATAACTGCGTGTTATGAAGTGGGAATGTAGCGTTGTCCCGTTTTGCATAATTTGCCTTTGCCTTCTAGTGTCTAAGCCAGGCCAGCCCCAGGATGCTGAGAGACAgctcaagaaaaagaagagaaagaaacacaggAAGGAAGCTGAGAAGATGAATGCAGCTTCAGTCAAACAGGTGGTCTCTAACACCAATAAACCCACTCCAGGACAGAAAGCAGCCCCTCAAGCCAGCAAATCCCCTCCACAGGGTGTTACACAGAGCAGAAACGAGAGTTCAGTGACAGGTGAGAATACCAGCATTGCCATGGTCTGGTTAAAGTTACCTgagctgaggtggctgcatttCAGTTGCTTCACACGTGTATAGTTTGGAAAGCCTTTAAGAAGTTCAGCTGAATTGAAGATGTCTTTGCTTATTCTGTGCGCCCCAAAAGCTTTTGCATTTGGGTAACTTCTGGGAATTGTTGCGTGGATGCAGTCTCTGTCATGCCAGGCTAGCTTTCCATTATGAATCTGAAAAGCCAGTTCACAAAGAAAAGATGTCCATGGCATCTTCGTTTCCACTAGCTTGGTACTTGTCTTCTGGCTTGTTAGGCGGCCACAGGGCACACCAGGCCACTCTGACTGGCAGTGTTGAATGATAATATGGATAAAACCAGTAAAACAGAAACTCTTGGTTTCTTTAGAATTTCCATTCTTCTGTTCACAGCATCTAAAGAGTTCTCAGAGCTTTTCCTGTACCCACAGAAAGTTCTTCTGTTCAGCTAGTGCtgtcttttaagtatttttattttcttcctctcattttcAGGGAGCAAAAGGGAACTGGGTTCCCCTTCTTTTTCCGCAATGAATCTCTTGCGTCAGAGACTACACGAGAAGATTAAAAAAGCTTCTGGACAAGTATGAGAACTCTTCATATGTGTCCATACATGTGTTTATGCAATATAAATTCTCCCTAGCTTCccaggggatgtggggacaAGACTATGATATCACAAGGCTCGGGGTTTGAGCTAATTCCATCTCCTCAGGAGGTTCCTGTAGGTATTGCTGGGAGACCCGTGTGTATTCTGTGTTCTGGAAAAACACATGAGAAAAGATAGGGCCTGGTTTGGAGGAGAGCACGCCTCTGGtgatttttaggaaaaagaaaagcactgagAGCCTGAAAGGGAACATATGGGGTGTTGAGAGAGAGTAAAGGGTTTGAAATGCCTTTACTGTGTTTAGTATCTCTAAAAGCTGAGCCCACGGCTTCCTGCCACAAGCAGTGCATTTCTTAGGAGAAGTTTGAAATCAGGAACTTGAGGACATCCCacttttaattctgctttatcCCTTTAAGGCTCCTGATTCATGTTTGTTCTTCTTAGGATGATGCCAAGGAATtaccccctgcagtgctggagaAGAGGCAGCGAAGGAagtatgagagagagagaaagaagcgCCGAAGAAAGGAGTTGAAGATGAAGgcaaaaatggagaagaaagaaactgagGAGGTACCGGTAGagccagaaagcaaaaaggaggAGAGCACAGGTGAGGTTGTCTTTAACAGGGTCAAAGTCCATGAAGAGAATGAGTTGAGCAAgattgaaaagaagaaagaaaagaggaaagcagtgAAAGGCAATATCACTCCTCTGACGGGCAAAAACTAcaagcagctgctgagcaggCTGGAGACCAGGAAGAATAAGCTGGAGGAACTCAAGGATAAGGACCAGAAGAAAGCTCAGGAGCTAGAGAACAAGATGAAATGGACAAATGCTCTGTATAAGGCGGAGGGTGTGAAGATTCGCGACGACGAGGAGCGTCTGAAAGAAGCTCTGAAGCGTAAGGAGAAGCGTAAGGCGCAACGCCAAAGGCAGTGGGAGAAGCGGACAGAAAAAGTGGTGGAAAAGATGCAACAGCGGCAGGAAAAGCGTCGCAAGAACattcagaagaagaagaaggataGGATAGAGAAGAAGAAAGCCCGGGCCCGGAAGAAAGGCCGGGTTCTGCCAGAGGACTTGAAAAAAGCTGGATTAAAGTGAGCGGGAGGCAGCTGGTCCCCGCAGCCTGGGGTGGATGTTCTGCCTGGGGGTCATGACGAGCTCCGTCTGCTGCCCACGGCTGTGCCACTGCTGCCCCCTCCAGTGCCCGAGGAGACCAGCCTGTGGGGCAGTCGCTGCCATGGCTTCCCAACTTAATAAAGCCTGTTGTATGTTTGTTAATTAAATTTCCTATCCTGAAGAAACACCTTCTGATTGATTGATTACAATAATAATTACTATTTTCCTAAAGGGAAAATGTCAGTTGCTGTTACCTCCTCTGACGCGGTGTGGTGCAGGACGTGTCTCTGGAAGCCACCGAGGGGACCGAGACCCCCCCTGGGTTCAACCCCCCcgggacggggtgggggggggggtaatCACCCAGGGCCTGTCGGGGTCAGTGtgcccgggccgggggcggaGTCCCGAGGGGTGGGACAGGCCTTGGCCCTGCCTCCCCACGCTGCTGTCAAAGGGGAGGCCTGTTTGCCACGCCCCCTTCACGTTGCTATGCGACGTTACTGTGAGGGTGAGTGAGCGTAGGCCTGCGGGTGGGCCTGAGGACAGAGGAGCCCCAAAAGGGGCTCTTCCCCCTTCGCTCCAGGGCCTCAAACCCGGCTAAATCATCGCATAGATACTTTGAAATCATCCAAACGCTTCACCTGCGGCAGCGTTAGCAGAAACCGTGCGGTGGGCGAgtagtttcacagaatcacagaatcaaccaggttggaagagacctctgggatcatcgaacTGTTGAACCCTGAGGAACCGTTCACCCTGAGGAGAACCTGTTCAGACTGAAGTGTTTTCTCTCCCCTTGGCCTCTGGCTTGTAAACCGCAGTTCTTCTGGATGCGGGCCTGGCAGTCGGCCGTGCTGGGCCCCATGCAGCCCTTGGGGGCTGTGCGCCTCGTGCCCCACGAGCAAGTCTACCGACCGATCTTTGAGgatgaggtaaaaaaaaagaagtgggtAAAAGCCAAATGAGTTAATTGTGTTGGTCAGTTGTTTGCTGGCTGTTAAAGTGGTGACCTCAAACCAGAGGTCAGTTTCaacctttctgtttttcttttgttttagtaGAAAATAATTGTGTTATCTGGAACATATGCTTTCTAATGCATCTACGGATGTTCCTGTGTCTTCATTGTGTACCAGCATACATTCACTGAAGGCAGGATTGTTATAATACAGcaataaaagataaattaagAGGCATAGCAAGCCAGATTCAGGCATTTCTCACTCTGCTGTTGCCCTTGTAACCGTAAGCAAGGCACACAGTCCAACTTGCTTTAGTTTTCCTCTCTGAGgaaagggatatttttttttcatgttttgaaaacagcCCTGGATGAAAATTGTTATGCATGTGCCAAGTAGTGTTCATTATTTTACCCTTCTCTTCTGCCACCTTTCCTCCACTGTTTTtatcaattattttattattctctgTTCAGTAGGTTGGAAAAAATTCTAACCATTTTGATTATGGTTCTTTGAAGGTTCGCTTACGACGCTCTTTGGATCAAGTCAGGAACAAGATTAGGCTTTCTAGAAAGAGTCAAAGGCTCGCTTTGGGTAGGGATTCAGAAATTCCTGCTGATGCCAGGCTGCTGCCGTGTTACCAGCAGAAACAGGTTGAAAGAGCGGCCTACAGTGACTCCCCAGAAAAGCCACCATCATACAGGTAGAGAACAGAAGCATAAAAACCCAATTATATGTCGATGACTATAGGTATGAAGCGATAAGATTTGCACTGGGAGCTAGACACTCCCGAATTCTTGGTCACAACACTAACGACTTGTAAAAGACTGTCTCCTTGCCAGATGTAAATTGAGTACAATGAGCTGCTGCCTGTTAAAGCGCAGATTAACAGGCTAATATTTGCCATGACGTACATATTGTATgtcttgtcttttaaaaagaagtggTATGTCTTATTCTGATACATATTTTTGAACTATATAAACTGTGTTAATGGTTTACATGATGATGCAGTAATGATTATGTActaagcaagaaaataaattagtgtGTGTATCcttttgtcacggtttaaagctgggccggctattaaacctatggcagatgctctctgttaaccctcccccccacccccaaagggaaagggaaagggaaaagggagagaggcttccgggttggaaagttaaaacagttttaataaactatagtaatgaaaaagagtataataataataatagaaataatcaaatatatacaaatatatatacaaaaccaagattgagctcccctgaagtcagccacgtcaccaccggcactgcagggcaggctccgggaaggcccaggctgggcctagcgacggtcgagagctggattcaggaacgcacggatcgggatcgggggcagcaggaaaacagacggagtcctccttggacaccggccatagcagaaagagagcgagaccctcgtgatccccccgctttatactgagaatgacgtgtgtgggatggaataccctcgttggtcaattttgggtcacctgccctgtccgctcccccctgcagctgcgaccccccttcggctcttcactcgtaagcggtgaggaattcagcagtgaccttggtttctctaagaacaagtacagcaagagcctttctgcacaacatc is a genomic window of Nyctibius grandis isolate bNycGra1 chromosome 16, bNycGra1.pri, whole genome shotgun sequence containing:
- the SURF6 gene encoding surfeit locus protein 6 translates to MASLVAQDSYLQGLARKVCVQHAPESRKRKLVSKPGQPQDAERQLKKKKRKKHRKEAEKMNAASVKQVVSNTNKPTPGQKAAPQASKSPPQGVTQSRNESSVTGSKRELGSPSFSAMNLLRQRLHEKIKKASGQDDAKELPPAVLEKRQRRKYERERKKRRRKELKMKAKMEKKETEEVPVEPESKKEESTGEVVFNRVKVHEENELSKIEKKKEKRKAVKGNITPLTGKNYKQLLSRLETRKNKLEELKDKDQKKAQELENKMKWTNALYKAEGVKIRDDEERLKEALKRKEKRKAQRQRQWEKRTEKVVEKMQQRQEKRRKNIQKKKKDRIEKKKARARKKGRVLPEDLKKAGLK